The sequence CTGAAGAACAACAGTGTCTCCTGGCTTCAAGCCCGAGAGTATTTCTGTCTTCTCCGTGGTTTCCAGACCGATTGTAATCTCTCTTCGTTCATATTGGCCATTGCCCAAATCCAACATACAATAAGCAAGGTCACCCTCGTGCATGACAGCAATGCTGGATACGACGGTGGCCTTTTCTTTGCGTGTAGTCTCGATCTCACCATTCAGACTGAGTCCGCCGATCAAATGCTCATCAGGCTGCAAAGAAATGACTACTTCAAATTGCGGCACTTGGGTTGAAGCGCTGTTCTGTCCGGCAGCTGTCGTGGCGAATTTGGATACCTTAGTTACCTCGCCGGCAAGCTTTAAGTCCTTCAAAGCCGTCATATTCACTTGAACCTTCATGCCCGCTTTAATGCGGAAAATATCCTGTTCGCCCACAAGAGCGATGAATTCCAGCTTGTTCAGATCCACAATTTTACCAATATATTGATTGTCCGTCACGGTCTGCGGCCGTTCGCTTGTGCTGTCATCATATAGAAAAATACCGGTTGCCTGCGCGTGATAGACAGCTGTCTTTAGCTTGGCTTTTTTGTCAGTAAGCTCACGTGCCTGAATGTCGGCATTTACCTGGTTAAGCTCGTCATTCAGTCGGGCCGTCTCTTGTGACGCTAGTGTCTTTAGACGATCTGCCTCTGTCGCGCCTAGGACTGCTGTCTCATCATCCTGCTGAGCGACAAAATCATTTAACTCCGCTTCCAGCTGCGCCTTGCGAATGGTGGCCTCTGTCGTTAAGATTTCGTTCTTTAACGTAGTTTGATCCAGAGTGAACAGCACGTCCCCTTTCTTCACCTGCCCTCCGTTCTCCACTTTCCATTCGGTTACCTTTGAGGCAAACGGGGCATAGACCAGCGTCTCTTGTTCATATTGCGATTTCCCTTTTACCTGAACAGAATTGGCAATAGGCTCTTGCGTCACTTGAAAAGAAATGACCTGCGGCGGCTCAATGGACGCCACTTCCCCCTCGGGTTTGTACATTTTGGAATAGAGCAGGTAACCGGCAACTATCACGATTCCTGCGATGATAACCCACTTTATAATCTTCCTTATTTTGCTCTTCATCCATTCTGCATCCTTTCAACTTAAAGTTCCTAATCTCGCTTTATGGCTGTTAGCGCATCTGTTCTGGAGGCGCTGATCGCCGGATAAATTCCTGACAACACACCTGTCATGATGGCAAAAGCAAGACCAATTGGAATGGTCATTAGCGGAATGTAAATGACAAGGCCCGCTTCTCCTCCTCCAGCTGTACCGATAAGCCTGTTAATGCCCATTACGATCAGGTAAGAAAACAGGATGCCCAGCATACCACCCAGCATGCCGAGCAACGCCGCCTCTGTAATGAACATGTTACGGATTTGCCCCATGTTGGCGCCAAGCACCTTCATAATTCCTATCTGTCGCCGGCGTTGATGCGTTGACATCGTCATGGCCACGATAATGGAAATCGAAGCAATAATCAGAATGAATACCCCTGCGCCGAGCGCTGCCATTTTGATCATATCGAAGGTCTGCTTAAGCTGCTCCTGTTGAAACAGATTCGTGCTGGTCGATAAGGTAAGCTTCTGAATCAGCTGTTCAACCTGCGCTATATTATCAACGCTATCTACCTTCACAATGACAGAGTTATAGACACCCGCTTCTCCACTGGTTCCAGTGTTCAAATTCAATTCTTCTGTGAGCCGTTCAGCCGTTTCCAGGGACACATAGACTGTTTTCTCAAAAGATGCTCTTTCGTCACTTGTTCCGGGTGGATTGCCCAGTATTCCATTCACCCGCAGTGCCGAGCTGGTCTTGGTTCCGCCTGTTTGTGAGGTGAAATCCTGTGACTGCAGCTGGATTTGCTGCCGATACATCTCTGAAGGCAGTAGACTTAAGCTGTTATACTGCTCCATAATTTTGGTGTTGTACGGATCGGTTCCTAGCTGATCATATAGATTCTGCCGGGTCTCAGCGTCAATTAAGCCTATCGTGGCTCCATAATTCAGGACAGCCATTCCTGGTAAGTCGGAGGGTCCACCCTGCTTAAAGGTCTTGTCATATTTAGTGAGCAGATTCAGATCCGTCCCAATAGCCTGCACATCAGCTATTTTGTTGTCGATGGTGTACATCTGGATGTAACCCAATTGTTGAAAAGGTGCCGCTGCGGTCACATGCTTCAATCCCTGTATAATCTCCAGCTTCTGGCGGGTCAGCCTTCCCGGATCTGGTTTACTTGACCCGGAAGCTGCGGACTCCCCGCCTTGTGACGGAATGCCTCCGTTAGGTGTAACCGTTATTTCGTCCATTTTGAAATTCCGATTCACTTCTTTGGTAACATAGCTTTGCGCAGATTCACCAAGGCTCAGAGCCACGATGATCGCGGCGCAGCCAATAGAGATGCCAGCCATACAAAGAGCGGTAACCACCTTTCGCCGTTTGACCTGATCCCAAGCCATTCGTGAAATATCACTGATTCTCAAGACGTTTCCCCTCCTGCGGGTTCAGGTTCCACTTCGGCAGAAGCATGCTGTTCCGTTACCAGAAAACCGTCTCGCAAGGCGAAGATACGCTGCATCTGCTCGGCCACATCAGTCTCATGTGTAACCACAATAAATGTGGTCTTCATCGTCTTGTTCAAATGCAGTAAAATGCTAATAATTTCTTCTTCGGTCTTGGAATCCAAATTCCCAGTAGGCTCATCCGCGAAGATCACAGATGGCTCTGTAATCAGTGAACGGGCAATACTTACGCGCTGCTGCTGTCCTCCAGATAACATGGATGGGAATAAATCAGCTTTATCAGGAATCCCTACACTCTCTAGCAAGGCTAACGCCTTCTGCTTGCGGACGGATGGAGAAACAGATTGAAAGACCAGTGGCAGTTCGACATTCTCGCGAACAGTCAGACTGGCGATCAGCTCATAGGCCTGAAAAATAAAGCCAATATGCCTTCTCCGGAACTCCGAGAGCTTGTTCTCGCTCATCTTCACGATATCCTGATCGGCAATGTAGATATGGCCATCACTTGGCTTCATAAGGCCAGCCATCAGATTCAGCAAGGTTGATTTACCAGAACCAGAGCTGCCGAGTAGAGCGACCATCTCCCCTTGCTTAACGGTAAAGTTAATATTATGAAGGACCGGAGTGACTTCATTGCCATTCTTAAAAGCATGCGTTACATTTTCGACTCGCAACATAGGTGCTGCTCCTTCTTGTACTTTGATATAAATGAAGTCCTATTTCTCGATTACCGGAAGCATCTCATAGGTTATTGTGTAGGGCTGGTTAGCCAGCTCCATCCGTTCCCCCTGAAACTCATCATAAAGCGTTACTCTGTAGGTCCCGCCATGCAGGTTCTTGTACAGATTGCTGCTGAATGCCATGGTGAAGCGGTTATTACTGCCTTCAGTCAGATCCGTACCTAGAACTAAGGCTCTTTCCTGCGACTGGCCGAAAGGGTCTGTAAACTTAAGAATCAGCTTATGTCCAAAGGCTCCCATGTCGTAGCTGCTGTCTCTAAGCAGGTTATAATTCAGAACCAAACTTATGGTATCGCTGCCTTCAGTAAGTCTGCCATCTGAGCTTATAACAGATAAGTTGTAGGGATATAGGGCGATTTTCGATAAATTAATGGCTGGTTTAATGGCCTGTGGATTCAGCGCCAAGGCAGCAATGTTGATAAATCCTGAAGCCTCTTGTCCGGGTTCACTTAGCTTATTCCCGGTAATCCCTGGACCTAGATAAAGAGCAACGTCTGTAAGGCTTACGGACTTAGGCAGCTTAGCCCAGAAGGAGATTAATTCAGTACCTCCTGGCGAAGCTGATGTATCCATTTGATTAGACAACGCTTCATAAAACTGACCATCTGCTGTTCTGAAGTAGGCTTGCAAGCGTGCCATTTTACTTTGTCTTTTCTCTTCGCTGCTCATGAGCAGCTCCGTATACACGATTTTGGAGCTAAACCCTTCGTAAACAGTGGTCTTGTTCTCATGGACCTTGGCCTGCTTGCCTTTACCGGTAATGGCATAGCTTCCTCCACGTTCAATGGTGTCTACAGAATTCAATGTGTTATTTGTACTTAATGTCAGGAATGGAACATTCTCTTCGTTCACTGTTGAATAGAGATTAACTTTTAAACTGCTAAAGTCTTGTGTATATGGAATTTTAGCAAAAAGATACATTTCGGCTGTTTTCCCAGGAGCGAGTACTGTTGCTTCCTTATCCATAAACAGCTGTGTCGTAGACGTTAAATCGTCGGTATCCAGCTTTAAGGCTGCTTTTAATTCCGGCAGGGTAAGCGTCACGGACTGGGTGTTGGTAAGGTTCAGCTTGGCAATTATGATATCATCTTCCTTCCAAGGAAGGCGCTGCAGCGACTGAATGTTGTAGGAGAAGGAACCATATGGGGTAGTGGCATAGTACTCCATTCCTTTTAACGTATCGGATTTAAGGGTATATGGAATAGTGAAATAGGCCACGGGAAAGGTAAGCTTGATGGCGGCTTCTGGAGTCCCCGGAGTCCCAGCTTCCACTGGCGTTGTTGTGCTGACTGAACTTCCTGCCTCGATCATTTGCAACTGCAAAGTATTTTGCTCAACGGTCAGTGGAACCTCAGCGGTAAGCTGAATAACCTTTTGTTCCAGAGGCTTCAGGGTCATACCACTTAACGACTTGGCATTAATCGGGAAAGTAGTCCCTTTCGAAGATTTGACAGCAAGTTCATAGACAGGCAAAGTGACGGCCTTATTCCCTGTATTTTTCAACCGGAGCTGGAAAGACCAATTCCCTGTTTCATTCTCTGCATAAACCTTGGCGTCAGCCAGCTGGGTTTCGATGGTATTGTTATTGATTACAATTTTTTTGACAACACCGTTACCCACAACCAGATTCGGTACAGTTGCCGCCGGCAGCTTGAATGAAGACTTGGGAAGCTCCAGCTTGAGTGGCTCATCCTTTTGCGTAAATTGCAGCTTCATGTTATCGGTTTTCAGGTAAGACGGAATTTCCGTCAAATAATAAACAATCTTCTTCTCCTGCGGCTGAATCTTATAACCGTTCTGAGAACTATCCAGTGCCAGTTCAAATGAAGTTCCTCCCGCAGATACCAGATAGCTAGAATATCCCGGATCACTTAATACCTTATTGCCTCTATTGGTCAGACTGATTCCAACTTTGGCATATACTTTTCCGTTATATTTATAGAGTTGGAGTGACTCTGTACGAGCGGTTACCGGGTTGTCATTCATTGTGGTTAATACATTTGTGCCACTTGCAATAGTAGGAGAATAGTTGGCGGGCAGCGTAAAAGTACCCACCTGCTTCAAATATCCCTTGGTTTTGGCATCCCAGACGTACATGGGAATCTTGAGACCCGTTAATACATTGGTTGTACCTACATTGACATAATACGTTACACGTAGATTTTCCCTGGACTCCACCTTCTTCTTGAGCGCATCCACACTAATCGGATTGCCAGGGATAACCGAGCCGCCCGGCGTAACTACTCTTGAAAAATAATGAATCAGGTTCGCATTACTAGAGCTTGCATTAGAATATTTCAGCGTATATGTCAGTATGTTCCCGCCCGCTTGCGCCCAGATCTGGACGTCCTCAAGTGCTGCAGTGATCCCTCCACCCAGTTGAATGGTACCCAAATTAGCAGTGGTGGCTACTGTAGCAGCAGCTATTGCAGGGTAGGCCTTGCCGGATGCGGTTGCAGCTGCAGCCGTATAACCGGGCAACTGACTGATAACAAAGGTGCCTGCCAGCAAAGCAATATATGTATTTCTATACTTTCTCATTCATTTCCCCCAAGTGTATTTACTAGAATTATTATAGTGGCAGACGCGGAATAATTTGTATCCATGTTGTAACTCTTACCAAGCGCTTGTAACCTATTTGTTCCATTTCCAGCAAAAAAACAGCACAGATTGTGCTGTTTTTCAGTGGTCCATGTTTGGATCTTCGGGGAATACGTCTTTCTAAGAGTATAAGTCACTATTTAAACACTGGATTCTTCGGTCACGCTGAAAACAGCGGAGAGAACAGACTGATTGCGGAAAAGCGTCAGCGATTGGAGCAACGGTCCGTTCTCGGAGCGTCCACATAAACACCGAACTTTCTTAAGAACCGAACGCCATCCGGTACTGCTTAGGCGGTAGCCCTTCATTTTGCTTAAATACCTTTATAAAATAGCTCGCTTGGGTGAAGCCAGCCTGAGTAGCGACTTGGGCAACGGACAGCTCTGTAGAAACAAGCAGAAGTTTAGCCTTGGCTAACCGACAATCTGTTAAATAACGGTTCGGCGTTTTGCCCATAACTACCCGAAACAGGCGCAGAAAGTGGTAGCTGCTGTAGCCCGACAGCCGAGCCATTGTTTCCAGTGTCCAAGGCTTGCTGCACTCTCCGTGAATGATATCTGCTGCACTGCGGATCGAATGTCTGACCTCCAGAGGAACTGAACCGTGAAGCGGCTCGGAATTTTGTAATAAATTTACCAATATTTCATATAACAGCGCAGATAGCCGAGGTTCACCCCGAGTCTCATAGGAAGCGCTTAGCTGATACATTTCATCGAATAAAGACTCCAGACCGCTCCCCAGATCAAAGGTGAAGAAATATCCGCGTGTCCCATCTGCCTCCTCTAGCAAAGGTAAGGGTAGCTCCGTTCCAAAGTGGACCCACCGCACATCCCAAGGCTGGCTGAGATCAGAGCCATACTGCTGGTGAGCCCCTCTCGGAAAAAGAAATCCGCTCCCGCTCCTCATCGGTATCCGTTCTCCTTCATGAAATACATAACCCTCCCCGCCAAACACCAAATGGAGGTTATAACTGCCTAAGAACCCTTCACCCCTTCTCTCCGCATGCTGCGGAAAATCTGTATAGTGTCCCAGCATTTCTGGATAACATACGTATTTGGTGAACGCCGGTGTCGGCAAATACCATTGAATTCTCATCCTAAAACAGCTCCCGATTCTGTAGTGAAGCAAGCACGCAAGATAATACTATATTAGCAATATTATGTTATATATAATTATATACTACTGATACTACAATAGATGAGTATAGGAAATAAAGCATATTTTTAATACTTTGGAGGTTACTATGAAGAAACCTGTCGCTAAGGAACAATTCGAGCTTGGTGTCTGTTATTACCCGGAGCATTGGCCTGAAAGCCTGTGGGCGGATGATTACCGCCGCATGGTAGAAATGGGCTTTACAATCATTCGTATGGGCGAGTTCGCCTGGTCTATTTTTGAACCTGAAGAGGGCAATTTTCAGTTTGGCTTGTTTGACCGTGCCATCGATCTGGCACATAGTTATGGGCTTAAGGTTGTGCTGGGAACGCCGACGGCTACTCCACCCGCTTGGCTTACGGAGAAGTATCCTGAAGTGCTGAATGTGACCTATGAAGGTGTAACCCTGCAGCATGGTATGCGCCGCCATTATAACTACAGCAGTCCCAAATACCACGAGCTCTGTGCAGCGATTGCGGGTCAGTTGGCAGATCATTATGGCAGTCATTTGGGTGTGGTCGGCTGGCAGATCGATAACGAGCTTAACTGTGAAATCAGTGAATTCTACTCAGAGAGTGATCACAATGCCTTCAGAAAATGGCTGCAACATAAATATAAGTCACTGGATAAGCTGAACGAAGCCTGGGGTGCCGTATTCTGGAATCAGAGCTATAGTGACTGGTCACAGGTCTATTTGCCACGGCCAACACCTTCACCCAAACAGCCCAATCCGCATCAGGCCTTGGACGAGAAGCGTTTTATTTCCGACAACACCATAGCTTTTGCCAAAATACAAGCGGATATCCTCCGCGCCAAAGCCCCCCAGCAATGGGTGACTACGAATGGTTTATTCGGGCATCTCGATAGCCATGAGCTGAACGATCAGTTGCTGGATTTCTTCAGCTATGATTCGTATCCGCAATTCTCCAGTATTTACTATGATGCAGCTGAAGTGAATCCACTTCGGGATCGCGGCTGGGGCCTCTCATTGTCGGCGGTACGCTCAATCTCCCCTAATTTCTGTATTATGGAACAGCAATCCGGTCCGGGAGGTTGGGTGAACCGGATGGATATGCCATCACCAAAACCGGGCCAGATGCGTTTATGGACCTATCAATCTATCGCACACGGTGCTGATATGGTGCTCTATTTCCGCTGGCGAACGGCTACGATGGGGAACGAAATCTATTGGCACGGAATTAATGATTACCATAACCAGCCTAACCGTAGAGTGCGCGAAGCGGCACAGATCGGCCAAGAGCTAGCAGCATCAGGTCCAGCAATTGTCGGAACAGTTACCCAAGCTAAGGTAGCGATTGTCCGTGATTATGATAACGAGTGGGACGGAGAATACGATGTATGGCACGGCCCGTTCATGTGGCAGAGTAACAAGGAATGGTTCAAGGCGCTGCAGCACAGACATATTCCGAATGACGTACTCTATTTACGCAGCAAGACTACACTTGAGGAACTTGCACGTTACGAAGTATTAATCTATCCGCATCCAGCTATCCTAGCTGACGAGACAGCCGCTTTATTGGATGCCTATGTCCAGCAAGGCGGCAAGCTGATCTTTGGTTGCAGAACGGGTTACAAGGATAAACGCGGCCAATGCTATATGCGTCCTTTTCCAGGAGCAGCCCAGTCACTCTGCGGTATTACAGTGGAGGAATTTACAATGGTGAAGGGAACACGCCTTCCTACCTTCATAAGCTGGGCAGATAAACCGGAATTGCTTACGGGAGCAGATTCTTTTAATGAAATTCTGCAAGTAATAGAAGACTCCGTTGAGGTCATGGGCAGCTATGCCAGTGATTATTATGCTGGCAAACCGGCCGTGACGCGGAACCAACGTGGCAAAGGCGAAGTTTGGTATTATGGGGCTGTATTCAACGAGGACGCGGCCGTTCAAATCATCAACTACTTGGGACTGCAGTCTCCTGCGGCAGAATGGCTTGAGCTACCTGCGGACGTAGAGCTGCAAATCCGTGAGAGCGATTCCGCCAGTTATACTTTCTTGCTTAACTACAGTGAAGAACCTGCGACTATCCTGCTTAAAGAAGAAAAAAGAGATTTGTTGACTGACCAGCTGATATCGGGAACTCATACGCTAGAAGGTTTCGGAGTGTTAGTGTTGTATTGATATATAAAGCAGAGCAAAGAAGCCCTTGTCTATGACGACGAGGGCTTCTTTGCTCATCATAACAGTCCAAACCGCTGTGAATTGACAGATATCTAAATTGCTTTTATAGTGAAAATTACTTCGGTAGTTTACAGTCATACATACATAGCCTATTAAATTTTATATACTAATGAGGTGATACACAAGTGAAGCTACAGACCGCTCCATTAGAGTCACTCGCGGCCCCAGAAACTGAAGCTAGCTTTATGCAGGGAGTCAAAGATTGCCTTCCTACTTTGCTGGGATATTTAAGCATCGGCTTTGCGGCTGGTGTTGTCGAGAAAACTGCGGGACTTTCCGTAGCAGAAATTGCGATGATGTCTATCATACTATATGCTGGCTCCGCCCAGTTTATAGCGGCCGGGATGATTGCTGCCGGAAGTACTGCTACGAGCATTATAATTACTATTCTATTTGTGAATCTGCGGCATCTGCTGCTCAGTGCAGCTTTGTCACCTTATTTTCGTCATTTGACTCCCCTGCGCAATATGCTGATCGGTTCACTACTCACCGATGAAACCTTCGGGGTGGCGATCAATGAGAGCGCCAAGAAGCACAAGATCAGTGAACGATGGATGCACGGTTTGAATATCACCGCTTATCTCAACTGGTTCATAGCCAATATAGCTGGAGCACTTTTAGGACAGTGGATTTCGAATCCAGAGTCGTTAGGTCTTGATTTCGCACTGCCGGCAATGTTCATTGGTCTGCTGGTACTTACATTGCTGAGCAGAAGCAAAATCGCTGTTGATATCGTAGTCGCGCTAATAGCTGTGCTGGTAGCTGTTAGCGTATCTATATTGTGGTCTCCTAGTGTAGGTGTTATTGCTGCTACGGTTGTCGCCGCATCGTTTGGAATGGTGATTGATAAATGGAAATAAGCGCGGATATCAACTGATCGGCATTTGACATCATTATCAAGTGTTATTTAAAGCTCCATTTAATAGTCACGGATGCACTTCGCCAATTATGTGGTGTTGTTCATTAATCTTCATTAGCAGAACAGTTACTTTTTCTTAATATTAAAAAAAATAACATAATATGATTAAGACTATTCTGAATCTGGCCATTGGTCGCCTTCTCTTCGACACACCCAATCGTAATGCATCCCAGAATCAAAAGGCTCCACTGCCATTTTGACCCCTTCTTTTACGATCTCTAGACCTTCCAAGTTTACCTGATCCGTTAAATAAACGAGTACATCATGAATGCCATCCTCTCGAGAGGATTGAGCAATCTGAGCAAAAACCATTTTCTGCTCCTGTGATAATTCACCGAGCACCTTGTTTACCAACTGGTCATCCTCCGTTTTAGGCCAACTATCACCCATAATCCATCGGGAGTATATACTCGGATTTCTCTCAACAAGATCATCAATAAATGCCTTATAAATTTCCAATGATTTTTTATCCATTATTATCTATTCACCATCCATCTCAATAAATATCACTTTGATATTAGTTTAGAGGAAAAGAGTCACTGATACTATCAAAATCATGGCTATTTTCAATCAAAATCTGATATTGCCAAGAAATCAGCAATAATATCCCCTTGATGGTGGCTACTGTTTCGAATCGGGATGGACAGGAGCTCCAGCGGCTTCTGTGTCGGTAGAGGTATTCATCTTTGTTTACAACTTTGGGGGAGTCCCACCGCTTAATAAGCAGTACTTATAATACATTGGGTAAGTATCATTTACAGTGTTCTGATACGATTGCAAACTAAAAAAATAGAAAAAAGCCGCCCAATAATGAGCGACTTCAGGTTATGTATTATTGTGCGAGTTTACTGTTATACACATCTGCATAATGCGGAATTCCTTTATAAATAAAGAAATAAGCACAAATTATTGCGACAATGCCATATACGATTTTGAAAGATTGGCCTTTCAGCCTAAAAACAACCCTTAGAATAACCGCCGCAATGATCAGCGGTAAAGCGATGTAGAGCAGTGATGTCTCAATTATCGCCGTTGAAATCGCGTTCATTGTTTTTTTGAATGTATCGCTAAGAATATCCATATACACCTCCTGCCACTTAATTTCTACAGAAGGAAATAAATCCCTTCAACCTAAAAGAAAAGAATGGCGTCCACTAAGCGTCCGCAGCAAATGCGCTACTCTATCGCAATGTGCATTTGCACTAGATGCTCTTCCTTCCAATTTAAAATTAACAATCATTCGAAATTGGTCATCACCAATTGCTTGGACAGTTTCACTATCAGCACCTGGAAAAATTGCTTTCTCTGGTTCTACCGTGAGACTTTTTGCAGCGCCTATACAAATGCTATAACCCATAGCTTTATTAAAAACAAATGGCTCATTTTTCTGCTTCGCATCCTGAAGATAACCATACATTTTTGAGACAACAACTGAAATCAAAATAAATTTAAAAATATTTTTTAGAACTTTCAAAAATCCCCCTCCGCAATTCATAGGTTCACAAATATTCCTTAGGATATATCAGCTGACTTTTACAGGCTTAATATGTCGGCATTTCGGAAAGCTGCTACATCCATAAAACTGACCTCTAGCACTATTGCGAAGGACGAGCTTGTTACCACACTTCGGGCAAGTCATTTCATCCACAGGCACTTCTGCGATAACAGCTTTGGGCGTTGGTGCTGAGCCTGGATTCATGGCAAGGATCATTTCAATCAATGTCTCACGATTAATGAGCTTCACCCGATTGGACTTCGCCAGTTCATAAGCAGCTGTCGTATAATCACTATTCGATACGACCCAAGCTTCAACAGCACCATAATGCGCAATCGATGCCTGTGCCTCCTGTACGGCCTTGATTCCGACATTCTTACTGTATCGTTTGGCTTGAACAACGATCTTCTTCCCATCCTTCTGAAGGATCAGATCCGCGCCATAATCACCTGCCGCCTTCGTGACTTCAGTCTTATAACCCTGACCTCGGAATAGATACCCTAGATACTGTTCAAACTGGATGCCCTCCATTTTATCGATATCAGAGATACCTGACTTCTTCAGACGCTCCTCATGCTTCATCTTTCGAGAAATCAAGATAGCAATTACAACAGCAACAACGAGAACACACACAATGATTGATGCCTGGAGCGACTTTGTTAATATATAAGTTACCCCAAGCGAGCCTAATGCCGCAAGACTCATGACACCTTGAATAAATTCCTCTTCCTGCTTCACCTTACTCTTTCTTCTTGCCAACTGAATCCCCTCCGCTAATATCTTCGTATAGTTCAACATTCGTCATAAAGGAAGGATTTTCCTCTTTTGGTGCCGAACTTTAGACCTATATAAAGGAGGTGAAATTACCTATGGGTAATCCGTGCGCACAAGCTCACTTTCATTGCCATTATCCTCTAAAAGCATAGCTATCAGTTTGCTTTTGCTGCCATTTTCAAAGGAATACTCCTACTCCTCTTAAAACGATAATATTTAAAATGGATACTTTTCTGTTATAGTAGATTTATATAGGAGGTGCTATTTATGATGAAAAAAGATGAACAATTTATTGAAGTAGCTATTAGATTGGCTTTAAAGGCCAGAGAAGAGGGGAATGAACCATTCGGTGCTATTTTGGTAAAAAACAACGAAATTGTAATGTATGGAGAAAATAAAATAAATAGTAATTGTGATCCTACACACCATGCTGAAATTGGACTCATACGTACTTTTTGCTCTGAAAACAACATTTTTGATCTTAATGAATATACTTTGTATACCAGCTGTGAACCTTGCGTAATGTGTACAGGAGCTATGGTATGGTCTAACTTAGGAAAAATAGTCTATAGTGTGTCACATGATCAACTAGCAGAAATTGCAGGCAGTAATATAATGATTTCATGTAAAGAAGTTATCGAAAAAAGTCCGCATAAACCGGTCGTAATAGAAAAAGTATTAAATGTTGAAGGGCTAAAAGTATTCGAAGGTTACACATTCTCCCATTAAATACTCATCTACTCTTTAACACTACTAAGTGTGATGTATACAGAAGCGTTTCACTTACTAGCCTTCCCCAGTATGCATCCAGGAGAATTATGTGCACTCACTTATAAAATCATACCTCCAAAGTCGATCGGCTCTGTTCGAGTATCTGATTTAGAGGATGCAAGAAATTTCACAACAACTTCGTTAATGATAGGAAAATAAGGAGTTTTTGATTCTATGAGCATAAGAGCGGATATCTTCTTCATTATTATCGGTGCAGCCTTGGTA comes from Paenibacillus sp. 19GGS1-52 and encodes:
- a CDS encoding DUF6547 family protein, translating into MDKKSLEIYKAFIDDLVERNPSIYSRWIMGDSWPKTEDDQLVNKVLGELSQEQKMVFAQIAQSSREDGIHDVLVYLTDQVNLEGLEIVKEGVKMAVEPFDSGMHYDWVCRREGDQWPDSE
- a CDS encoding restriction endonuclease yields the protein MARRKSKVKQEEEFIQGVMSLAALGSLGVTYILTKSLQASIIVCVLVVAVVIAILISRKMKHEERLKKSGISDIDKMEGIQFEQYLGYLFRGQGYKTEVTKAAGDYGADLILQKDGKKIVVQAKRYSKNVGIKAVQEAQASIAHYGAVEAWVVSNSDYTTAAYELAKSNRVKLINRETLIEMILAMNPGSAPTPKAVIAEVPVDEMTCPKCGNKLVLRNSARGQFYGCSSFPKCRHIKPVKVS
- a CDS encoding nucleoside deaminase yields the protein MMKKDEQFIEVAIRLALKAREEGNEPFGAILVKNNEIVMYGENKINSNCDPTHHAEIGLIRTFCSENNIFDLNEYTLYTSCEPCVMCTGAMVWSNLGKIVYSVSHDQLAEIAGSNIMISCKEVIEKSPHKPVVIEKVLNVEGLKVFEGYTFSH